A region from the Candidatus Bathyarchaeota archaeon genome encodes:
- a CDS encoding extracellular solute-binding protein, which yields MANWIGNETVLTKDQLIKELEHFAIASEPYRGTTLTVMYEAVPGAVWEEEHLGEWFTKVTGIKVKWEAMSNYDTILKSLEDQRTKAGIYDLVGTDQDMMAFYIYYQSAVNITELLKDKPELTPPFFDPEDFYARASYSDSKGNLYALHAYNAFAGTVYRRDWFTDPKEKEAFEKQYGYELKTPLQWARDALKSGNVKDDWTTDKARDVAEFFTRPGEDKWGTITGVRAGDHMGWYIADGLDDCFQLASPAPEGKWPLEVPTISPVTTPWGIKIDENNVIWGASTAEGGTLDSEAGQACYKWWFEDCLKFCPPKAYEMDIVEAHNAFAYDGKYAFMCPFYFHWAASVLPTPESKVKGVFEFGPYFVYAPAWHPRKPRGYIDPSGWVISNYSKNKEAAFLFAAFMTSKAVELKKNLSLGLSVRTSTMNHPMYRAKDEEWGHMLTMLDDFAKLQFGTDNRQVLYPYLLPLARDVGIDALEKKMKGADIAKKVASEIDKWIKDNGWYQKKITI from the coding sequence ATGGCGAACTGGATAGGTAATGAAACGGTTCTCACCAAGGATCAGCTTATAAAAGAGTTGGAGCATTTCGCAATAGCCTCCGAGCCCTACAGGGGTACGACCCTTACGGTGATGTATGAGGCTGTCCCAGGCGCGGTATGGGAGGAGGAACACCTCGGAGAATGGTTCACCAAGGTGACAGGAATCAAGGTAAAATGGGAGGCTATGTCAAACTACGATACGATCCTCAAGTCCCTGGAAGACCAGAGGACCAAGGCAGGCATCTACGACCTTGTGGGCACCGATCAGGACATGATGGCCTTCTACATATACTACCAGAGCGCGGTTAACATCACGGAGCTGCTGAAGGACAAGCCCGAGCTCACCCCACCCTTCTTCGATCCGGAGGACTTCTACGCCAGGGCGAGCTACAGCGACTCGAAAGGGAACCTCTACGCCCTCCATGCTTACAACGCCTTCGCAGGCACCGTCTACAGGAGGGATTGGTTCACTGATCCCAAGGAGAAGGAGGCTTTCGAGAAGCAGTACGGCTACGAGCTTAAGACGCCTCTGCAGTGGGCTAGAGATGCCCTGAAGTCCGGAAATGTTAAAGACGACTGGACCACGGATAAAGCGAGAGATGTCGCCGAGTTCTTTACCCGCCCAGGCGAAGATAAATGGGGAACAATAACTGGAGTCAGAGCCGGAGACCACATGGGCTGGTACATTGCCGACGGCTTAGACGACTGCTTCCAGCTCGCCTCACCAGCGCCCGAAGGGAAATGGCCCCTAGAGGTCCCAACGATCTCCCCTGTGACCACCCCATGGGGAATAAAGATAGATGAGAACAATGTTATCTGGGGAGCCTCTACGGCGGAAGGAGGCACCCTGGACAGCGAGGCAGGCCAAGCATGCTATAAATGGTGGTTCGAGGACTGCCTAAAGTTCTGTCCTCCAAAAGCATACGAGATGGACATAGTTGAGGCGCACAACGCATTCGCCTACGACGGTAAATATGCCTTCATGTGTCCATTCTACTTCCACTGGGCTGCATCGGTACTCCCAACCCCAGAGTCCAAAGTTAAGGGCGTGTTCGAGTTCGGGCCATACTTCGTCTACGCGCCGGCATGGCATCCGAGGAAGCCGAGGGGCTACATAGACCCATCGGGATGGGTTATATCCAACTACTCGAAGAACAAGGAGGCGGCATTCCTCTTCGCGGCCTTCATGACATCTAAAGCGGTGGAGCTGAAGAAGAACCTTTCGCTCGGTCTCAGCGTTAGGACGTCTACGATGAACCATCCGATGTATAGAGCCAAGGATGAAGAGTGGGGACACATGCTAACGATGCTTGATGACTTCGCCAAGTTACAGTTCGGAACGGACAACAGGCAAGTGCTCTACCCATACCTGCTTCCATTGGCAAGAGACGTAGGCATAGACGCCCTAGAGAAAAAGATGAAAGGCGCAGATATAGCTAAAAAGGTCGCCAGCGAAATAGACAAGTGGATAAAGGATAATGGCTGGTACCAAAAGAAAATAACCATATAA
- a CDS encoding sugar ABC transporter permease, translating into MSKYLILPAVIAVLVVGLVPFLVLINYSVQTPYAEQNVFVAFNNFRKIISEPRFIDALRRNVIFSATVLSIEIPLGLLLAFLLYEKSRVNTIISTFIIIPALVPPISIGLLWRLLIRTAGPLGQLAALMKLGYDPFRIPSHAYWTIILMDMWHWTSLVTIVASAGLAGMDRTPILSAKTEGATRWQIFRYIELPAISFPLVFVSLIRLIDSLKIYDEVIILTGGGPGLTNEYISQYLKTIAIDQWIIGIGAAGSLIYNFIVLMLCYLLLIVMTRGRGLI; encoded by the coding sequence GTGTCGAAATATCTAATCCTTCCTGCCGTGATCGCGGTCTTGGTTGTGGGCCTAGTTCCGTTCTTAGTCTTAATAAATTATAGCGTTCAAACTCCCTACGCTGAGCAGAATGTATTCGTCGCATTCAATAATTTTAGAAAGATAATCTCCGAGCCTAGGTTTATAGATGCATTACGTAGAAACGTAATATTCAGCGCAACCGTCCTATCCATAGAGATTCCCCTCGGACTCCTATTGGCATTCCTACTCTATGAAAAAAGTAGAGTTAACACTATAATCTCCACTTTCATAATCATACCTGCCCTAGTCCCCCCGATATCGATAGGACTACTATGGAGGCTACTGATCAGGACCGCAGGGCCCTTAGGTCAATTAGCAGCATTAATGAAACTTGGATACGATCCCTTTAGGATACCCTCCCATGCGTATTGGACCATAATATTAATGGATATGTGGCATTGGACATCCCTTGTAACAATAGTGGCATCAGCCGGGCTGGCGGGGATGGATAGGACGCCTATATTATCTGCGAAGACTGAGGGAGCTACGAGATGGCAGATCTTCAGGTATATCGAGTTGCCCGCTATATCGTTCCCATTAGTCTTTGTATCATTAATTAGGCTGATAGATAGCCTGAAAATCTACGATGAAGTAATAATACTCACTGGTGGTGGTCCAGGGCTCACCAACGAGTACATCAGTCAATATTTAAAGACAATAGCTATAGACCAATGGATAATAGGGATTGGAGCGGCTGGATCTCTAATCTATAACTTTATAGTCTTAATGCTATGCTACCTCCTGCTAATAGTAATGACAAGGGGAAGGGGGCTGATATAA
- a CDS encoding cobalamin-dependent protein (Presence of a B(12) (cobalamin)-binding domain implies dependence on cobalamin itself, in one of its several forms, or in some unusual lineages, dependence on a cobalamin-like analog.), with protein sequence MVEYDVVLIHPPSFYDFRRSIWFPGPIDRTVPNYTPAFIMFPVGLVSMGAYLQDNGFKVKIINLAEMMVVDKGFDADDFLKGLNSKVYAVDLHWAVHSQGAVKVAQICKEHHPDSKVVLGGLTATCFADELVSSFNFIDCVVRGEGEEPLLRLAADIDNSKIFHRTPNLTFLDEDKNVRRTESIRVLDSIDPLDFTRLELVEPITRTITSAFHRSKLWNIPICRGCSLSCVTCGGSSYSYRRLMNRSSPAFRSPEKILEDLMILDGKGINSIFLFQDPRLGGEKYVRRLFEALKGAGWSNITSIGIELFHPASRSFIRCLSENRPADHIGLSISPESGLEPVRKAQGREYSNDELLKTCRYCMEYDIPLGIFYMVALGNETFETIEETWKLWEKIYSLEKGSGKAHRIFQDFGPMVLLDPGSLAFDYPERHGYKLIFKNFQDYHRAMNLPHWSQWISYETANLSRLDIAHMILKSAEKLLEYKIKFGRITENEYKHEKLILDLDKIFIKKFDEIMKINDEKDRNAKIKELAEISKDPLLSLSYILTESE encoded by the coding sequence TTGGTTGAATACGATGTGGTTTTGATACATCCTCCAAGCTTCTACGACTTTAGAAGGAGTATATGGTTCCCGGGACCTATAGACAGGACCGTACCTAATTACACGCCAGCATTCATCATGTTTCCCGTAGGCCTTGTAAGTATGGGCGCTTATCTCCAAGATAATGGTTTTAAAGTTAAAATAATCAACTTGGCTGAAATGATGGTGGTAGACAAAGGTTTCGATGCAGATGATTTTCTAAAGGGGTTAAACTCGAAGGTATATGCTGTAGATCTTCACTGGGCAGTCCATTCCCAAGGAGCCGTAAAGGTTGCGCAGATCTGTAAAGAGCATCACCCCGATTCTAAGGTGGTTCTAGGAGGACTAACGGCCACCTGTTTCGCGGATGAGCTGGTATCAAGTTTCAACTTTATCGATTGCGTGGTGAGGGGGGAGGGAGAGGAGCCCCTTCTTAGGCTGGCGGCCGATATCGACAATTCGAAGATCTTCCACAGGACTCCCAACCTCACGTTTCTAGATGAAGATAAGAATGTGAGGAGAACGGAGAGTATTAGGGTACTTGATAGCATAGATCCCCTCGATTTCACAAGATTAGAGCTTGTGGAACCGATTACCCGTACAATAACCTCCGCATTTCATAGATCTAAACTCTGGAATATACCCATATGTAGAGGGTGCAGTTTAAGCTGTGTTACTTGCGGAGGCTCAAGCTACAGCTATCGGAGATTAATGAATCGGAGCAGCCCTGCCTTCAGATCTCCTGAAAAGATACTCGAGGACCTCATGATATTGGATGGGAAGGGGATCAACTCCATATTCTTATTTCAGGATCCCCGTCTTGGAGGTGAGAAATATGTGAGGCGATTGTTTGAGGCTTTGAAGGGGGCAGGATGGTCCAACATTACGAGTATAGGGATCGAACTTTTTCACCCCGCTAGTAGGTCATTTATAAGATGTTTAAGTGAGAATAGGCCTGCGGATCATATTGGGTTATCCATCTCCCCGGAATCCGGCCTAGAACCTGTGAGAAAGGCTCAAGGACGAGAATATTCCAACGATGAGCTCCTGAAGACTTGCCGTTACTGTATGGAGTATGATATCCCCTTGGGGATATTCTACATGGTCGCGTTGGGCAACGAAACCTTTGAGACGATTGAGGAGACTTGGAAACTATGGGAGAAGATATACTCATTGGAGAAAGGTTCGGGTAAGGCGCATCGTATATTCCAAGACTTCGGACCGATGGTACTCCTAGATCCGGGATCCTTGGCTTTTGACTATCCGGAGAGGCATGGATACAAGTTAATATTTAAAAATTTTCAGGATTATCATAGGGCTATGAACCTCCCTCATTGGTCCCAGTGGATAAGTTACGAGACCGCCAATCTGAGCCGGCTGGACATCGCGCATATGATACTTAAATCTGCGGAGAAGCTGCTTGAATATAAGATAAAGTTTGGTAGAATAACCGAAAATGAATATAAACATGAAAAGTTAATCCTGGATTTAGACAAGATATTTATAAAGAAGTTCGATGAGATCATGAAGATAAATGACGAGAAGGATCGCAACGCCAAGATCAAGGAGCTGGCGGAGATCTCCAAGGATCCACTCCTATCACTATCCTACATCCTCACAGAAAGCGAATAA
- a CDS encoding ketose-bisphosphate aldolase produces MDIKEFTVRNFEDLGLVNTRRMFKRALRDRYAVPGYNFYNLEQLQGILYGCAESNSPVILQILRGNLDYTNPACLMSMVKGAIQSIREKGYDVPVALNLDHGDSLEVCKRCIDWGFSSVMIDGSFLPYEENVRLTRSVVEYAHEYDVPVEGELGGIAGIEERVTPEEKFTKPEEAEDFISRTEVDSLAVSIGTAHGAYKFKLEEGPPKLRFDILDEIRDRVGRFPLVLHGASSVPSKYVDMINAHGGSMMGTAGVREDQLQEAIRRGVCKVNFDTDIKLIFTAISRKFFAEHPGEYDPKKYLEIARSELKEYIKNKNKILFSAGKA; encoded by the coding sequence ATGGATATTAAGGAATTCACCGTCAGAAACTTCGAGGATTTAGGCTTGGTGAATACGCGAAGAATGTTTAAGAGGGCTTTAAGAGATCGCTACGCCGTTCCCGGATACAATTTCTATAACTTGGAGCAGCTCCAGGGAATCCTGTATGGATGTGCTGAGTCGAATTCACCCGTCATATTGCAGATATTGAGGGGTAACCTGGATTACACGAACCCCGCCTGTCTGATGTCTATGGTTAAAGGGGCCATCCAGTCCATAAGGGAGAAGGGCTATGACGTCCCTGTGGCGTTGAACTTAGATCACGGCGACAGTTTAGAAGTATGCAAGAGATGCATAGACTGGGGTTTCTCCTCAGTGATGATAGATGGGTCCTTCCTGCCATACGAGGAGAACGTTAGGTTGACTAGGAGCGTCGTGGAGTACGCCCATGAGTACGATGTGCCGGTTGAAGGTGAGTTGGGGGGCATAGCTGGAATCGAGGAGCGCGTCACCCCTGAAGAGAAGTTTACGAAACCGGAAGAAGCCGAGGATTTCATAAGTAGAACCGAAGTGGATAGCTTAGCCGTATCTATAGGGACTGCGCATGGTGCCTACAAGTTCAAGCTGGAGGAAGGCCCCCCGAAGCTAAGGTTTGACATACTCGACGAGATAAGAGACAGAGTTGGTAGATTTCCATTGGTTCTCCACGGGGCCTCATCGGTGCCCTCGAAATACGTCGACATGATAAATGCCCATGGTGGAAGCATGATGGGTACCGCAGGGGTCAGGGAAGATCAGCTCCAAGAAGCCATCAGGAGGGGCGTCTGCAAGGTCAACTTCGACACAGATATTAAACTGATCTTCACCGCCATAAGCCGGAAATTCTTCGCTGAACATCCAGGAGAATACGATCCTAAAAAATATCTGGAGATCGCGAGGAGCGAGTTAAAAGAATATATAAAAAACAAGAATAAGATCTTATTTTCAGCCGGCAAAGCTTAA
- a CDS encoding alcohol dehydrogenase catalytic domain-containing protein, protein MTGLKDGKMKAAVAYGPRNIRIELVDVPAISDYEVLIRVKVIGICPSDVRSYEGVYKREMYPYGLESYGLSGHEWCGEIVEVGGSVEEFSVGDRVVPEIIIPCGTCKFCRKGMSNICANKRNITRGYAEYAKAPAAFLFKIPPNVSFEAAAFTEPIAVCLHTNEIISPKPGDSILIIGGGPMGLIHTQVSKMSGATVILSEVIEERLRAAEKFGADFVVNPMEEDLTGRVRELTDGYGADAVIVATGNKNAIEAGVKTVSNAGTVVLFGGSYPPVSVEIDPNVIHYGEIRITGSYDHTPIHTERALRILSKNLINVEDLISRTFSLDELERGFETVKKGEALKVNIKP, encoded by the coding sequence ATGACTGGATTAAAAGATGGTAAGATGAAGGCCGCCGTGGCATATGGACCTAGAAACATTAGGATTGAACTAGTGGATGTCCCGGCAATCTCCGATTATGAAGTGCTCATAAGGGTGAAGGTGATAGGAATCTGCCCCAGCGACGTTCGATCCTATGAGGGGGTCTATAAAAGGGAGATGTATCCGTATGGATTGGAGAGCTACGGTCTATCAGGTCATGAATGGTGTGGGGAGATAGTCGAGGTAGGAGGGAGCGTCGAAGAGTTTTCAGTAGGCGATAGGGTTGTACCTGAAATAATAATACCTTGTGGAACGTGTAAGTTCTGCAGGAAGGGCATGTCCAATATCTGCGCAAACAAGAGGAATATTACGAGAGGATACGCCGAGTACGCCAAAGCTCCAGCAGCCTTTCTATTTAAGATTCCTCCCAACGTAAGCTTCGAGGCAGCGGCGTTCACGGAGCCTATAGCCGTATGCCTCCATACAAACGAGATAATTTCGCCTAAACCGGGTGATAGCATACTAATAATTGGTGGAGGCCCGATGGGACTAATACATACACAGGTATCAAAGATGTCAGGAGCCACCGTGATTTTGAGTGAAGTGATCGAGGAGAGATTGAGGGCGGCGGAGAAGTTTGGCGCAGATTTCGTGGTTAACCCCATGGAGGAGGATCTAACTGGGAGGGTTAGAGAATTAACGGATGGGTATGGAGCTGACGCGGTAATAGTCGCTACGGGGAACAAGAACGCCATAGAGGCAGGGGTTAAAACCGTTAGCAATGCAGGTACAGTGGTGCTCTTCGGAGGCTCTTATCCCCCGGTTAGCGTCGAAATTGACCCGAACGTTATCCATTATGGGGAGATAAGGATAACGGGAAGCTACGATCACACGCCCATCCATACCGAGAGAGCTTTAAGGATCCTCTCCAAGAACCTCATAAACGTGGAAGATTTGATATCTAGAACCTTCAGCCTCGACGAATTGGAGAGGGGATTCGAGACCGTGAAGAAGGGTGAAGCACTTAAAGTGAACATTAAACCTTAG
- a CDS encoding carbohydrate ABC transporter permease, whose amino-acid sequence MKVSVKTLIRYAFLIGAAVVFAFPLYYLVAVSLSSKPHIETGSLVPDMFTKNWNDVISGFGGIGGSGITNSLIISASSVVVSLILGIPAAYAISRHKFMANKHLFFWFLTNRMTPPACLILPYLVMWRAIGIWDTLHGLVMAYMVFNVPISVWLLASFMASIPREIDEAAFIDGYSLARYFRKIFLPLCLPGIGVTSFFVWIYTWSEMFIASIISSVHSKPLTAQLMISLGRVGWGVEYGIASAAGVLTMIPGIALLYWARAYLAKGFTFGRI is encoded by the coding sequence ATGAAAGTATCCGTGAAGACCCTGATAAGATATGCGTTCCTGATAGGTGCGGCAGTAGTGTTCGCGTTTCCGTTATATTACTTAGTAGCGGTCTCGCTCTCCAGTAAGCCACACATCGAGACAGGCTCCCTAGTTCCGGACATGTTCACGAAGAACTGGAATGACGTAATAAGCGGCTTCGGGGGCATCGGCGGATCCGGAATCACTAACTCCCTGATAATCTCGGCATCAAGCGTCGTAGTTTCACTCATACTTGGAATCCCTGCAGCTTACGCTATTTCCCGGCATAAATTCATGGCTAATAAGCATCTATTCTTCTGGTTTTTAACCAACCGAATGACTCCTCCTGCATGCTTAATACTACCTTACTTAGTCATGTGGCGTGCCATAGGTATCTGGGATACGCTCCATGGACTGGTCATGGCCTACATGGTGTTCAACGTCCCCATCTCGGTCTGGCTGCTCGCAAGCTTCATGGCCTCGATCCCAAGGGAGATAGATGAGGCAGCCTTCATCGACGGATATAGTTTAGCCAGATACTTCCGGAAGATCTTCCTCCCGTTATGCCTACCCGGCATCGGAGTAACAAGCTTCTTCGTATGGATCTATACTTGGTCAGAAATGTTCATAGCCAGCATAATCTCTTCGGTGCACTCTAAACCCCTCACGGCGCAGCTGATGATCTCCCTGGGTAGGGTGGGCTGGGGAGTAGAGTACGGTATAGCATCTGCGGCAGGTGTACTAACTATGATCCCTGGGATAGCGCTCCTCTACTGGGCTAGGGCCTATCTAGCGAAAGGCTTCACATTCGGGAGGATATAG
- a CDS encoding fructose-bisphosphate aldolase (catalyzes the reversible formation of fructose 1,6-bisphosphate from glycerone phosphate and D-glyceraldehyde 3-phosphate): MHRLFRGDGKVFIVAMDHGAYGIVDGLENMGETINLVSKAGADAVMMNVGILKNYVSEIAGRVALVATTEYDENSVMEALKADAVAVKTTYLGVVPPDDALKEKIKRVALKCGELGIPYMAEYLPMDPDGNPAFEPDIVKKAARILAELGADIVKTVYTGSRETFRRVVEACPVPIVIAGGPKIGDDESLIRMVRESIDSGAKGVAIGRNIWQHRAAKKIVAAIKGLVHEDMDVKEALETIK; this comes from the coding sequence ATGCATAGGTTGTTCAGAGGTGATGGCAAGGTCTTCATAGTGGCCATGGATCATGGAGCATATGGCATAGTGGATGGGTTAGAGAACATGGGTGAGACCATTAATTTGGTCTCGAAGGCGGGTGCGGATGCAGTGATGATGAATGTAGGTATCTTAAAAAATTATGTCTCGGAAATAGCGGGCAGGGTAGCCCTCGTAGCTACCACGGAATATGACGAAAATAGTGTAATGGAAGCCCTCAAGGCTGATGCCGTCGCTGTCAAAACCACATATCTAGGTGTCGTTCCACCTGACGATGCGTTAAAGGAGAAGATTAAGCGCGTTGCTCTGAAATGCGGAGAATTGGGCATTCCATATATGGCGGAGTACCTTCCGATGGATCCAGATGGGAACCCTGCCTTTGAACCAGACATTGTTAAGAAAGCGGCGAGGATCCTTGCGGAGCTGGGTGCCGACATCGTTAAGACCGTCTACACCGGAAGCCGTGAAACCTTCAGGAGGGTAGTCGAGGCATGTCCGGTGCCCATAGTGATTGCTGGGGGACCGAAAATAGGGGATGATGAGAGCCTCATAAGGATGGTTAGGGAAAGCATCGATTCGGGAGCCAAAGGAGTCGCCATAGGGAGGAACATATGGCAGCATAGGGCCGCGAAAAAGATAGTCGCAGCCATCAAAGGGCTCGTACATGAAGATATGGACGTTAAAGAAGCCCTCGAAACCATCAAGTAA
- a CDS encoding ABC transporter ATP-binding protein, which produces MTKIELEGVEKSFLGRKVLDDVSFTVESGAFVSILGAANAGKTTLLRIIAGTLKPDKGRVFFDGKDVTNIPPQKRNVGVIFQSFALYPNMSVYDNIASPLRVGGLPRSEVDKKVMEMASLLRIKELLEKSPYELSGGEAQRVALGRALVKDAAVYLLDEPLTNLDYKLRESMKVELKKILSLKKTTIIYATPSPEEALVLTDKLIFLENGRVIQTGRVKECYENPVNVTAARRYSTPPMNLLDAILMRRNGRAILSVSGKLELDATHLNLPEGETEYIVGVYPYNIYLTREGEGMVEIPSDLELQELAGSEMTIRIKWNDSTLTMYVPYEKILEKKIMVYVNPSDFYIFSKSTGALITKYRRRE; this is translated from the coding sequence ATGACGAAAATAGAGCTTGAGGGTGTTGAGAAAAGCTTCTTAGGTAGGAAAGTATTGGATGATGTGTCGTTCACCGTGGAATCCGGAGCCTTCGTATCGATACTTGGCGCCGCCAACGCTGGCAAGACCACGCTCCTAAGGATCATAGCGGGAACCCTGAAACCAGATAAGGGCCGGGTATTCTTCGACGGCAAGGATGTAACGAACATCCCACCCCAGAAGAGAAACGTGGGGGTAATATTCCAGTCGTTCGCCCTATACCCGAACATGTCGGTTTACGATAACATAGCTTCACCCTTAAGGGTCGGGGGATTACCGAGGAGCGAAGTTGATAAGAAAGTAATGGAAATGGCATCGCTTTTGAGAATCAAAGAGTTACTGGAGAAGTCACCGTATGAGCTGAGCGGCGGGGAAGCCCAGAGGGTGGCTTTAGGCAGGGCTTTGGTTAAAGACGCCGCTGTTTATTTACTGGACGAGCCATTGACAAACCTGGACTATAAGCTGAGGGAGAGCATGAAGGTTGAGCTCAAAAAAATATTATCCCTGAAGAAGACGACGATAATTTACGCGACCCCATCACCCGAAGAAGCCCTGGTCCTCACGGATAAGTTGATCTTCCTAGAAAATGGGAGGGTCATCCAGACAGGGCGGGTGAAGGAGTGTTATGAGAACCCTGTAAACGTTACTGCTGCAAGGCGCTACAGCACTCCTCCCATGAACCTGCTAGATGCGATATTGATGCGGAGGAACGGGCGAGCCATCCTAAGCGTCTCAGGTAAATTGGAGCTAGATGCAACCCATTTAAACCTGCCTGAAGGGGAGACCGAATACATAGTAGGGGTATACCCCTATAACATTTACTTGACGCGCGAGGGCGAGGGGATGGTGGAGATCCCCTCAGACCTTGAGCTACAGGAACTAGCAGGATCAGAAATGACCATTAGGATAAAATGGAACGATTCCACCTTAACTATGTATGTACCATATGAGAAAATCTTGGAGAAGAAGATAATGGTATATGTAAATCCATCCGACTTCTACATATTCAGTAAGAGCACCGGGGCTCTAATCACAAAATATAGAAGACGGGAGTGA
- a CDS encoding ABC transporter ATP-binding protein: MARVVLENITHSYNGKTNAVEDINLTFEDRTANAILGPSGCGKTTILKIIAGLLKPTKGRIYFDDQDVTELPPEQRDVAIVFQFPVVYSMSVYDNLMFPLLNLKIPKEEKRRKVLEVAESIGLKDLLNHHAPSLGPADKQRVAIGRVLIRKPKVFLFDEPLSSIEPDRRVYLKTEIKRIQETLQQTTIYVTHDQTEALTFAERIAVMEMGRVAQFDTVDNIYARPNTAFVGFFIGSPGMNILEGENLGDRIELRDFSITLPPDMRLPSDIKKVKVGIRPEHVEVSAKEKKGWACFKVETFEDLGKGFGILHIVTDSHRIRVRSTMQIPEGSNIWINFPLEYMSFFDERGKRIKI, translated from the coding sequence TTGGCTAGGGTAGTCCTTGAAAATATAACGCATAGCTATAATGGGAAGACGAATGCGGTGGAGGATATAAATCTAACATTCGAGGATCGAACCGCAAACGCGATACTGGGCCCATCGGGATGCGGGAAGACCACAATCCTCAAGATAATAGCTGGGTTATTAAAGCCAACCAAAGGCAGGATCTATTTCGACGACCAGGATGTAACGGAGCTGCCGCCGGAGCAGAGGGATGTCGCCATAGTATTCCAGTTCCCTGTCGTCTACTCAATGAGCGTATACGATAACCTCATGTTCCCGCTTTTAAACCTGAAGATCCCTAAGGAAGAGAAAAGAAGGAAGGTCTTGGAGGTAGCGGAGTCTATAGGGCTTAAGGATCTACTTAACCACCATGCCCCAAGCTTAGGCCCTGCAGACAAGCAGAGGGTCGCCATAGGGAGAGTTCTGATACGTAAACCCAAAGTATTCCTCTTCGACGAGCCATTATCATCGATCGAGCCAGATAGGAGGGTTTATCTGAAGACTGAGATAAAGAGGATCCAAGAAACTTTGCAGCAGACAACCATCTACGTAACCCATGATCAGACGGAGGCCTTGACTTTCGCTGAAAGAATAGCTGTAATGGAGATGGGGAGAGTAGCCCAGTTCGACACCGTCGATAATATATATGCTAGACCCAACACGGCATTCGTAGGCTTCTTCATAGGTTCACCTGGCATGAACATATTGGAGGGTGAAAACCTGGGCGATAGGATCGAACTGAGGGATTTCAGCATCACCCTTCCGCCCGACATGAGGCTTCCAAGTGATATTAAAAAGGTCAAGGTGGGGATAAGGCCGGAGCATGTAGAGGTAAGCGCGAAGGAGAAGAAGGGCTGGGCATGCTTCAAAGTTGAAACCTTCGAGGATTTAGGGAAAGGCTTCGGCATCCTCCATATAGTCACTGATAGCCATAGGATAAGGGTTAGGAGCACCATGCAAATCCCCGAGGGCTCAAACATATGGATAAATTTCCCGTTAGAATACATGAGTTTCTTCGACGAAAGAGGTAAAAGAATAAAAATATAA